Proteins co-encoded in one Fusarium musae strain F31 chromosome 3, whole genome shotgun sequence genomic window:
- a CDS encoding hypothetical protein (EggNog:ENOG41), translating into MKENDRPLTLGYMLPSTEEHVKLLLTYHNVKAIQISLLGGRVFFTGLRYHGENETFMIQHGYITWRYWLRRVRDADIIDTRRSKLSSGDAMPTSDVKNPELPCRIQVDLAGLEWFVYNRSPAYDGILAGLTQTYDPEARSSGVSEKDETTTRSRSNRKEGGSVAGNEKEMDVKQELSERAKSMFRRTTTGFGSGEDDELTRDDEPELPFMLRLFPVHVRCQKAAAVIGNENTKAILIAKADSLDVEVDASETTTPDPYRQTFKVQFQHPVIEIKENEDFKEDQVTRATRDRDNTQTQEALSKRSFFRHHRRKAVNSLRNLVPYWRRSVESFSTDSRTAMATATSQVPGANQWQGLTRYLDDRDRDDRARWASVEYAAVTTILDSPEAVLTVFWDAVGKVPDQSRYGGVKTFPFSINGDVPPAWGMNFSIKGGTMNYGPWADRQRADLQRFFFPSLCKDAMPAKPLKPGDWRVATTFQLYIEMDDAVTLRVPIREESKNWRWRGKEPPMRHAKPPTKRKQRNRTKKNSKTDATEIRPAGWLEVKLPANSSVKFNMDMLASPTGYTTKLDVDLPSSELWSSVNHDLLWRSGAQIISCDLSNPLAWNSLRNWHFNITSSKMELFMLRDHIFLLTDLVDDWTAGPPADYLVFVPFKYHLNLTLNSLQLYLNVNEANIIDKATVIEDNTYLILSSPCLTAESCIPADSFRPSKNAIPFDVHADELDMALQVPQWNTQAAFLSSKQLGHIEGLAVDGSYNYNATTSSANTDTLILNVRGQSPYVYLYGFLIRYVILLKDNYFGEFVHFRTLDEYQNQLQMKKKNPDAEAVTQPPPKKSNDMDVILGVRIEDLKVMLPTNLYSADRYVEGELASVSVDLRFTNYFMEVEVEVSPVSLALGCSEGALDSPGISSSNTQLFIDGVRLFGHKLFGLPPSEPAYVCNWDVNVGGITGECTSEFLVAVAKGGKSLAFCFDDVENALVPYSSLVFYDITFARAAVESIQVWLHVDEAAFLVSTDAIDVCFNDWARSHYSKRADIIVPNIQISCLNAESAGRQKSRYHHPVETDAHFRTTIRLAVIGRKFKFSEERRTQQELVQREDQRTHRAEFLLLSDYLDEFVPEAIDPPAQCAPPPPHPAVSLEGERDDVSRRTIASRHSRGLTHKSSFLSLAESSNGSVVLAHGQHRTRSRSKQGDFLAVRSSSTNNQRSLRARGSFGSHRSANDHVAKDDVAHSSVAFSSQYVSPQFPLHGLRPSTHELPFQSIEEGDDDGFDAMSIGLDDIDPNGLGEDHPYVSMIVEFPSGMSAFVNPSALRYAASLLDALQPNEPETLLDTFQVDAMTKIFDRQKERETKGQIKDLMVRIPNASFRLLSSTTEDSPSYSQEEQDQYDLSISKVALITRLTKSWEDPFRDETRRSRTSLQLRLGSAEVSASERSPSFREPQPAVMAQIEDVVVSIGEKDVRFIDADIGSVVGSTASGKIEYLASLIHRTSLIASDIGHIFSETMTKHENRHKLFTYLLLDQGKSTNDPSFLVRPSAVLRSADDHLRTSDSWKLAMRLRQIWTTMDSHCKSQIIQKCFHATPDIPEDAANYVLNVLEKWRGWDMQNLPSAIILTNIFGQLREADMVQGDRLPLLGACRLAELQLVLDPGPKQNKIGFIDLAARIDQQMHEAAVAGEAPGAPFTTLNISCAEAGINLNWELCELAEEVVQLYSKSQGQAQPTPIMPKPKRPAKPDPVAWPPIHVVVEVTKGAIELETINLKARTLSHGLKMSLLHQSSPNASSAMSLMLNCNAITSSIHSNSHSLAMMQLKNPSIFVSHELQNTDNTSSHTIKASAGSRNLIVAVKEDPIGLMEVLDRLLGDEIQTVYGLKNQLASLSKPKPRDAQKKIADRLSSVKFNLAMFLDEYSITIPFLQSLTYKITGTVARAAAAANFGKEIIFDFDIKENYHEMQINVRNKPRSISLLQIPPTNGRITSHMGQTEHQINVLSSLEIVHLDASAVYSLLTALNRPQISSAVQELQQQTKIIQDRIAEIFGSDESEVPKTVPESVEPGHHSLRIVYNVHLTLAGLQVFAKTSLKSEVEPMAQVLFSLNRAHLHASNRHEVYGPILKYPEIHLNLSHIGLDIRRGPEDSMRSCGNLGVGVEVSASSTLSDDGKEDWAFNFTSDDFECNLASETISTVVDVLGYMGEKIKDLDTSRELDYLRKLRQSKPKITITGDDEPEEVDIIDSVLASVQYQFELRNIRVRWSVADNVDDESSSKEDLVLSVKLFEFGTRTRRSARLSIENFQIQMVPLGQDLTIRSLHSALLPVVTFNIAYMSTSSARRMAFQAVGESLDLRLTSAFIVPAAHLAESISLSLNNVAQASTQWNTTVTNEKKPDETPKRQPQRSLFGNKRLESLLIDADFAGAVVYIASKRSLDNSAKTLGRPSPAGKYGQFNTDDSGSGTVLRSPGLAWKIEYRDDAQDDPSLYGEIKVDASSNILYPSVVPLVMDMLSSVKQVVKDDEETEQPSEQAESTQPPSKSGDADNIITADPSAVLGRLKLNLGLRICRQEFSLSCQPIARVAATACFDNIYFTVNTVRSLEQGNFFAISGDFTKLHASVQHVYSRESTASFELDSITLSFMNSKHVSGTSGVSAIINVSPMAVSINAKQAQDFLLFREIWYPSELRSATAAPVAKMSPETSQSGHLVQRYQQVAATAAFPWTATISIAALDVTIDLGQAIGKSAFAIKKFWVSSKKTSDWEQNLCLGFDKIGVDCTGRLSGFVALQDFRLRTSIQWPKREEALNETPMIQASISFNAFRVKAAFDYQAFLVADITSLEFLMYNVRESLDGSGDRLVAIFDGDSVQIFGTTTSAAQGIALWQAVQKLVQERKESFQGSLKEIEKFMKRRSMSTSRSTIHQVEQTPKLKEEDTLSKSPISLDTDVVVTLKALNLGVFPSTFSDHQVFKVEALNAYARFAASMEQRRIHSILRMMLGQLRIGLAGVRNVEAPKTLSEISVEDVVQRATGSRGGTILNVPQVSAVMETWQKPRSNEISYIFKSAFEGKVEVGWNFSRVSYIRGMFANHAKALEQVWGKEIPLTAVKIRGVPGAEETDGEQQKITAEIDVPMSKYDYVALEPPIIETPQLRDMGEATPPLEWIGLHRDRLPNLTHQIVIVSLLELAGEVEDAYARILGSS; encoded by the exons ATGAAGGAGAATGATCGCCCCCTCACTCTAGGTTA TATGCTCCCAAGCACCGAAGAACACGTTAAACTTCTGCTCACGTACCATA ATGTCAAGGCTATACAGATATCCCTTCTTGGTGGCCGAGTCTTCTTTACAGGTTTGCGATACCATGGCGAGAACGAGACGTTTATGATCCAGCATGGCTACATAACATGGCGATACTGGCTACGACGAGTTCGAGACGCGGACATCATCGATACTCGACGATCGAAGCTCTCCTCCGGCGATGCTATGCCTACAAGCGATGTCAAGAACCCGGAGCTTCCTTGTCGTATCCAGGTGGATCTGGCTGGATTGGAATGGTTTGTGTATAATCGTAGCCCAGCCTATGATGGTATACTTGCAGGTCTTACCCAGACCTATGACCCGGAAGCTCGTTCAAGCGGGGTATCAGAGAAGGACGAGACTACTACACGATCGCGAAGCAACAGGAAGGAGGGCGGGTCTGTGGCTGGCAACGAAAAAGAGATGGATGTGAAGCAGGAGTTGAGCGAACGAGCCAAGAGCATGTTCCGACGTACGACCACGGGCTTTGGAAGcggcgaggatgatgaactgACCAGAGATGATGAACCCGAGCTTCCTTTTATGCTTCGACTGTTCCCTGTGCATGTTCGGTGCCAGAAAGCGGCCGCGGTCATAGGCAATGAAAACACGAAAGCCATCCTTATCGCCAAAGCGGATTCGCTGGACGTGGAAGTAGATGCTTCGGAAACAACTACACCTGATCCATATCGACAAACCTTCAAAGTTCAATTTCAACATCCAGTTATCGAAATCAAGGAGAACGAGGACTTCAAAGAGGATCAGGTCACTCGGGCGACCCGAGACCGCGACAATACCCAGACTCAGGAGGCATTATCTAAGCGATCTTTCTTCCGCCACCATCGCCGAAAAGCCGTTAATTCTCTGCGGAATTTAGTTCCGTACTGGCGGCGGTCTGTGGAATCTTTCTCAACAGACTCACGGACTGCCATGGCTACCGCTACTTCACAAGTGCCCGGGGCAAATCAATGGCAAGGGCTGACCCGTTATCTCGATGACCGCGATCGAGATGATAGAGCTCGTTGGGCATCCGTAGAGTACGCAGCTGTGACGACGATTCTCGACAGTCCTGAGGCTGTATTGACAGTATTCTGGGATGCTGTTGGTAAGGTACCTGATCAGAGTCGCTATGGGGGCGTAAAGACCTTCCCTTTCAGCATCAACGGAGACGTGCCCCCTGCTTGGGGTATGAACTTTTCGATTAAAGGAGGCACAATGAACTATGGCCCCTGGGCAGATCGCCAGAGAGCAGACTTGCAGCGGTTCTTTTTCCCATCATTATGTAAAGACGCCATGCCCGCAAAACCGCTAAAACCAGGGGATTGGAGAGTTGCTACAACGTTCCAACTCTACATAGAAATGGACGACGCTGTCACGCTGCGAGTTCCCATTAGAGAAGAGTCCAAGAATTGGCGCTGGCGTGGCAAAGAACCGCCCATGCGACATGCCAAACCTCCAACCAAACGAAAGCAGAGGAACCggaccaagaagaacagcaaaACAGACGCAACGGAAATTCGGCCTGCAGGTTGGTTGGAAGTGAAGCTCCCCGCGAATTCCTCAGTCAAGTTCAACATGGATATGCTGGCTAGTCCAACAGGCTATACCACAAAACTCGATGTTGACTTGCCGAGTTCTGAGCTATGGAGCAGTGTAAACCATGATCTCTTGTGGCGATCTGGTGCTCAAATAATATCCTGTGACCTTTCAAACCCCTTAGCCTGGAATTCGCTCAGGAACTGGCACTTTAACATAACCAGCTCGAAGATGGAACTTTTCATGCTGAGAGACCATATCTTCCTACTTACAGATCTGGTTGATGACTGGACAGCTGGCCCGCCTGCTGACTATCTTGTTTTTGTGCCCTTCAAATATCATCTCAATCTAACCTTGAACTCACTGCAGCTCTATCTCAACGTCAACgaagccaacatcatcgacaaagcAACGGTCATTGAAGATAACACTTATCTTATCCTTTCGAGCCCTTGCTTGACTGCCGAGTCTTGCATCCCAGCCGACTCCTTCCGGCCAAGCAAGAATGCCATTCCCTTTGATGTCCATGCTGATGAGTTGGACATGGCGCTTCAAGTCCCTCAATGGAACACACAGGCCGCGTTCCTTTCTTCGAAGCAACTGGGCCATATTGAAGGCCTTGCGGTGGATGGAAGTTACAACTACAATGCCACGACATCATCAGCAAACACGGACACCCTTATTCTCAATGTACGCGGCCAGTCACCATATGTGTACTTGTATGGGTTTTTGATCCGATACGTCATACTCTTGAAAGATAACTACTTTGGAGAATTTGTTCATTTCAGAACGCTAGACGAATACCAGAATCAGCTTCagatgaagaaaaagaacccTGACGCGGAAGCTGTAACACAACCTCCTCCCAAAAAGTCCAACGACATGGATGTCATTCTAGGTGTCAGGATCGAGGACCTCAAGGTGATGCTACCAACGAACCTCTATTCTGCTGACCGCTATGTAGAGGGCGAGCTGGCTAGCGTCTCTGTCGATTTGCGCTTCACCAATTATTTCATGGAAGTCGAAGTAGAGGTTAGTCCTGTTAGTCTTGCGCTGGGATGTAGCGAAGGCGCTCTGGACTCCCCTGGCATATCATCATCCAATACACAACTCTTCATTGATGGCGTTCGACTGTTCGGACACAAGCTCTTTGGACTGCCGCCGTCGGAACCAGCATACGTCTGCAACTGGGATGTCAATGTCGGCGGGATTACCGGAGAGTGTACATCTGAATTCCTGGTTGCAGTAGCGAAGGGTGGCAAGTCTCTTGCCTTTTGCTTCGATGATGTGGAGAACGCCCTTGTGCCATACTCATCACTTGTCTTCTATGATATAACATTTGCTCGAGCTGCCGTGGAGTCCATTCAAGTTTGGTTGCATGTCGATGAAGCTGCTTTCTTAGTGTCAACTGATGCTATCGATGTATGCTTCAACGATTGGGCTAGATCTCATTATTCTAAGCGTGCAGATATTATTGTACCAAACATTCAGATCTCATGTCTCAATGCGGAGTCAGCGGGAAGACAAAAATCTAGATACCACCATCCCGTGGAAACAGATGCCCACTTCCGAACGACCATTCGCCTTGCCGTCATTGGACGCAAATTCAAATTCAgcgaagaaagaagaactcAGCAGGAGTTGGTTCAGAGAGAGGACCAGCGTACACATCGAGCTGAGTTTCTCCTCTTGTCGGACTACCTGGACGAATTCGTCCCGGAGGCGATTGACCCTCCAGCTCAATGTGCAcctccccctcctcatcCAGCTGTGTCCCTCGAGGGTGAGAGAGACGATGTTTCGCGGAGGACTATAGCCTCACGGCATTCCCGAGGTTTGACTCATAAGTCCTCATTCCTCTCTCTCGCCGAATCTAGCAATGGAAGCGTTGTGCTTGCACATGGCCAGCATAGAACTCGGTCCAGATCTAAACAGGGTGATTTTCTGGCGGTCAGGTCTTCGTCAACAAACAACCAACGATCCTTGAGAGCTAGAGGCTCGTTTGGCTCACATCGCTCAGCTAACGACCATGTCGCAAAAGACGATGTTGCACACTCTTCAGTCGCCTTCTCAAGCCAATATGTTTCGCCTCAATTTCCGTTGCATGGTCTGAGACCAAGCACGCATGAATTGCCTTTCCAAAGTATTGAAGAAGGCGACGACGACGGATTTGACGCGATGAGCATAGGATTGGATGACATCGATCCCAACGGTCTGGGTGAAGATCACCCATATGTCAGTATGATTGTCGAATTTCCATCTGGCATGTCAGCTTTCGTTAATCCATCGGCCTTGCGTTATGCTGCATCACTCCTCGATGCTCTGCAGCCAAACGAACCAGAGACCTTATTAGATACCTTTCAAGTTGATGCCATGACTAAGATCTTTGATCGGCAGAAGGAACGAGAAACAAAAGGCCAGATCAAGGATCTTATGGTTCGGATACCGAACGCTTCATTTCGGCTTCTCAGCTCGACAACAGAGGATTCCCCCAGCTATTCACAGGAGGAGCAAGATCAATACGACCTCTCAATCTCTAAGGTTGCTTTAATTACGCGATTGACCAAATCCTGGGAAGATCCCTTCAGGGATGAGACGCGGCGCTCTAGAACGTCGCTCCAACTGCGCTTGGGATCCGCAGAGGTGTCGGCATCTGAACGTAGCCCATCCTTCCGGGAACCCCAGCCTGCAGTCATGGCACAAATCGAGGATGTAGTTGTGTCCATAGGCGAAAAAGATGTTCGCTTCATCGACGCAGATATTGGGTCAGTGGTTGGAAGTACTGCCTCGGGCAAGATCGAATACCTAGCATCTCTCATTCATCGCACTTCACTTATTGCTTCCGATATTGGACATATTTTCTCGGAAACGATGACAAAACACGAAAACCGGCACAAGCTTTTCACGTATCTGCTTCTTGACCAGGGCAAGTCAACCAACGATCCCTCTTTTCTTGTTCGACCTTCTGCGGTACTGCGATCTGCAGATGATCATCTTCGTACGTCTGACTCCTGGAAACTCGCAATGCGACTTCGTCAGATCTGGACTACCATGGACTCTCATTGCAAATCTCAAATAATTCAGAAATGCTTCCACGCCACTCCCGACATTCCAGAAGACGCTGCAAATTATGTGCTGAATGTGTTGGAGAAATGGCGTGGCTGGGACATGCAAAATTTGCCAAGTGCTATTATCCTTACCAATATTTTTGGACAACTCAGGGAGGCAGACATGGTCCAAGGTGACCgacttcctcttctcggTGCTTGTAGGCTTGCTGAGCTTCAGCTCGTACTCGATCCTGGGCCAAAGCAGAACAAGATCGGTTTCATTGATCTGGCTGCGAGAATTGACCAGCAAATGCACGAAGCTGCAGTTGCCGGCGAAGCCCCTGGAGCTCCCTTCACAACTTTGAACATATCATGCGCCGAAGCAGGCATCAACTTGAACTGGGAACTTTGTGAATTAGCTGAAGAAGTGGTACAACTATACAGCAAGAGCCAAGGTCAAGCCCAGCCAACACCAATTATGCCGAAACCCAAGCGCCCAGCCAAACCCGATCCTGTTGCTTGGCCTCCTATCCATGTAGTGGTGGAGGTGACAAAAGGCGCAATCGAATTAGAGACTATTAATCTCAAGGCCAGGACGTTGAGCCATGGATTAAAAATGTCTTTGCTCCATCAGTCCAGCCCCAATGCCTCTAGTGCCATGAGCCTGATGCTCAATTGCAATGCCATCACTTCATCAATTCATAGCAACTCACATTCCCTGGCCATGATGCAGCTGAAGAATCCAAGCATCTTTGTGTCCCATGAACTTCAAAATACCGACAACACATCAAGCCATACAATCAAAGCCAGCGCTGGAAGTCGAAACTTGATAGTTGCAGTCAAGGAGGACCCCATTGGACTTATGGAGGTACTTGATCGTCTTTTAGGAGATGAAATACAGACAGTGTATGGCCTGAAAAACCAGCTTGCCAGCTTATCGAAGCCTAAGCCAAGGGACgcacagaagaagatcgcGGATCGCCTTTCAAGCGTCAAGTTCAATCTTGCCATGTTCTTGGATGAGTACAGCATTACCATTCCCTTTCTCCAGTCTCTCACCTATAAGATCACGGGAACTGTAGCAcgagcggcagcggcagcaaaTTTTGGAAAAGAGATTATTTTCGACTTTGATATCAAGGAGAACTATCATGAGATGCAGATCAATGTCAGAAACAAACCTCGCAGTATTTCACTCCTCCAGATTCCCCCAACGAATGGTCGTATCACGAGCCATATGGGCCAGACAGAGCATCAAATCAATGTCCTCTCATCTCTGGAGATAGTTCATCTGGACGCCTCTGCTGTTTACAGCCTTCTGACAGCCCTGAATAGACCTCAAATATCGAGTGCTGTCCAAGAATTACAACAGCAAACCAAGATTATCCAGGATCGCATTGCCGAGATCTTTGGCTCCGATGAGAGCGAGGTTCCTAAAACGGTACCCGAGTCTGTCGAACCAGGGCATCATAGCCTTAGGATCGTATATAATGTCCACCTGACTCTGGCTGGTCTTCAGGTTTTTGCCAAGACCTCCCTAAAGTCAGAGGTTGAACCAATGGCTCAAGTACTGTTTTCGTTAAACAGAGCCCATTTGCATGCCTCAAATCGGCATGAAGTATACGGCCCTATTCTCAAATATCCAGAGATCCATCTTAATTTGAGTCACATCGGCCTTGACATCCGTAGAGGCCCCGAAGACTCCATGAGGTCTTGTGGAAATCTAGGCGTTGGTGTAGAAGTTTCCGCTAGCTCAACGCTGAGCGACGATGGCAAAGAGGACTGGGCGTTTAATTTCACCAGTGATGATTTCGAATGCAACCTGGCCTCGGAAACCATTTCAACTGTCGTCGACGTCCTCGGTTACAtgggtgagaagatcaaggatcttgataCTTCCCGGGAATTGGATTACCTGAGAAAGCTGAGACAGTCAAAGCCCAAGATCACTATTACTGGAGACGATGAGCCAGAAGAGGTCGATATCATCGACTCAGTTCTTGCATCGGTGCAATACCAGTTCGAACTCAGGAACATTCGTGTCCGGTGGAGTGTCGCGGATAATGTTGATGACGAGTCAAGTTCCAAGGAggatcttgtcttgtcagTCAAACTCTTCGAATTCGGTACGAGAACCAGGCGATCAGCACGTCTCTCGATTGAGAACTTCCAGATCCAGATGGTGCCCCTGGGCCAGGACCTGACAATTCGATCACTTCACTCAGCATTGCTACCTGTAGTGACCTTTAACATCGCCTACATGTCGACTTCGTCTGCACGACGCATGGCGTTCCAGGCTGTTGGCGAATCCCTCGATCTTCGCCTGACATCCGCCTTCATTGTTCCAGCTGCCCACTTGGCCGAATCGATTTCGCTCTCGTTGAATAATGTCGCACAAGCGTCAACACAATGGAACACTACAGTCAcaaatgagaagaagccagaCGAAACACCCAAGCGGCAGCCACAACGTAGCCTCTTCGGCAATAAGAGGTTAGAAAGCCTTCTCATTGACGCAGATTTCGCCGGTGCTGTCGTCTACATCGCCAGTAAAAGATCGTTGGACAATTCGGCCAAGACTCTGGGACGTCCTTCACCCGCAGGAAAATACGGCCAATTTAATACAGACGATTCTGGCAGTGGAACAGTCCTGCGCAGTCCTGGTTTAGCCTGGAAGATCGAGTACCGTGATGACGCTCAAGACGACCCGTCTCTGTACGGAGAGATCAAGGTTGACGCCTCGAGCAACATTCTGTACCCTTCGGTTGTGCCACTAGTTATGGACATGTTGTCAAGCGTGAAGCAGGTTGtcaaggatgacgaggaaacTGAACAACCCAGCGAACAAGCAGAGTCCACTCAGCCCCCTAGCAAGTCTGGAGACGCTGATAATATCATCACTGCGGACCCGAGTGCTGTTCTGGGTCgcctcaagctcaacctGGGCCTGAGAATTTGCAGACAAGAGTTTTCTCTGAGCTGTCAACCCATAGCTCGTGTTGCCGCTACAGCTTGCTTTGACAATATCTACTTTACAGTCAACACAGTCAGGTCTCTGGAGCAGGGAAATTTCTTTGCCATCTCAGGAGACTTTACGAAACTGCACGCTTCGGTGCAACATGTGTACTCACGCGAGTCAACCGCAAGTTTTGAGCTTGATTCCATTACATTATCGTTCATGAACAGTAAGCATGTAAGTGGAACCAGCGGAGTATCTGCCATCATCAATGTGAGTCCCATGGCTGTGTCCATCAACGCCAAACAAGCACAGGATTTCTTGCTGTTCCGTGAGATCTGGTATCCGAGCGAGTTACGCTCTGCTACTGCAGCACCTGTAGCCAAGATGAGCCCCGAGACATCCCAGAGTGGACACCTTGTGCAGCGATATCAGCAGGTCGCAGCAACCGCTGCTTTTCCCTGGACTGCAACCATTTCAATTGCAGCCTTAGACGTCACCATCGATCTTGGACAGGCCATTGGTAAATCCGCCTTTGCAATCAAGAAGTTCTGGGTATCGTCTAAGAAAACGTCTGATTGGGAACAAAACCTATGTCTCGGATTTGACAAGATTGGAGTTGACTGTACTGGACGCTTGAGCGGCTTTGTAGCTCTCCAGGATTTCCGCTTACGCACTTCTATTCAATGGCCaaaacgagaagaagctctgaACGAGACGCCTATGATTCAAGCTTCTATAAGCTTCAACGCATTCCGAGTCAAAGCGGCCTTTGATTACCAAGCTTTCTTAGTTGCTGACATTACATCGCTCGAGTTCCTCATGTACAATGTCCGTGAGAGTCTGGATGGAAGTGGAGATAGATTGGTCGCGATTTTTGACGGTGACTCTGTTCAAATCTTTGGAACAACAACCTCGGCGGCTCAGGGCATTGCACTGTGGCAGGCCGTTCAGAAACTTGTCcaagaaaggaaagagagCTTCCAGGGCTCGCTgaaggagatcgagaagTTTATGAAGAGGAGATCAATGTCGACATCTCGAAGCACGATCCATCAAGTCGAGCAAACAccgaagttgaaggaggaggacaCACTTTCAAAGTCACCTATATCTCTCGACACAGATGTTGTGGTGACACTCAAGG
- a CDS encoding hypothetical protein (MEROPS:MER0061068~BUSCO:EOG092649QJ): MRNIQRLELPAAADMHVHLRQGDMMDLVVPTVRQGGVDTVFVMPNLLPPLTAVEQVLEYKAKLTAITQDVNFLMSLYSLPKSYELHPSVTPEVIAKAAEAGVTGVKLYPQGVTTNSESGVSDITAFYDTFAAMEKHGIVLNIHGEVLESLAPADTTLEEAFLPTLKQLHDRFPQLRIVLEHCTTSAAVEAVKACGPTVGATITAHHLYLTSHEACCDPFAFCKPIPKKPTDRDALIKALVSGNSKFFFGSDSAPHPLQSKTSAEQGKAPAGVFTQPYVVQLVLLGLEEAIDRGVISEADVTQEILENFLSRNGRCFYKLPETSGKKIILERKGDKIPTSIKSADSKTEVGISRHGAEVFSLTWA, encoded by the exons ATGAGGAACATTCAGCGTCTCGAATTGCCGGCTGCGGCTGACATGCATGTCCATTTACGTCAGGGCGATATGATGGACTTGGTTGTTCCCACGGTTCGCCAAGGAGGAGTCGATACGGTATTCGT TATGCCTAATCTC TTGCCTCCTCTTACTGCCGTCGAGCAG GTTCTCGAgtacaaggccaagctcacGGCCATCACCCAAGATGTCAACTTCCTCATGTCACTCTAT TCCCTCCCTAAGTCGTATGAGCTTCACCCTTCAGTCACTCCTGAAGTGATAGCCAAAGCTGCCGAGGCTGGTGTAACCGGTGTTAAGTTATACCCTCAAG GTGTAACCACCAACTCTGAGAGTGGTGTGTCGGATATTACAGCCTTCTATGACACTTTTGCCGCAATGGAAAAGCACGGGATTG TCCTGAACATACACGGAGAAGTCCTCGAGTCTCTTGCGCCGGCCGACACAACCCTCGAGGAGGCTTTCCTCCCAACCCTAAAACAGCTCCATGACCGGTTCCCTCAGCTACGCATCGTG CTTGAGCACTGCACCACCTCCGCTGCTGtggaggctgtcaaggcctGTGGCCCAACTGTAGGCG CTACCATCACCGCTCACCACCTTTACCTCACTTCTCACGAGGCCTGTTGCGATCCTTTCGCCTTCTGCAAACCTATTCCTAAGAAACCAACCGACAGAGATGCCCTGATCAAGGCTCTTGTCAGTGGCAACTCCAAGTTCTTTTT CGGTAGCGACAGCGCTCCCCACCCCCTTCAGTCCAAGACATCTGCTGAGCAGGGTAAGGCACCTGCTGGCGTTTTCACTCAGCCCTACGTCGTGCAACTTGTCCTCCTTGGTCTCGAGGAAGCCATCGACCGTGGCGTCATATCGGAAGCTGATGTGACACAAGAGATACTCGAAAACTTCCTCAGTCGTAACGGACGTTGCTTTTACAAGCTACCCGAGACCTCTGGTAAGAAGATTATCCTAGAGCGTAAGGGTGACAAGATCCCCACTAGCATCAAGAGTGCGGACAGCAAGACTGAAGTTGGTATCTCGCGACATGGGGCTGAAGTATTCAGTTTGACGTGGGCTTGA